The Thalassophryne amazonica chromosome 6, fThaAma1.1, whole genome shotgun sequence genome includes a region encoding these proteins:
- the fance gene encoding Fanconi anemia group E protein isoform X1, which translates to MFEDCFDSRSKLLVRSLLSGVSGAHRALTVYQKQRRTDREASLLGFIETLCRDQVSSSESDTKLTVKPLVCLFPALFKQNLLSFIHLVHSVLPRATVIHLLECLHLEPQQNSWVTALIKQLERNLGINSNEPLCSPQCSQRLTELLQRLRGAGETSGWAELFNGQTETCQRVSVASDGRTQMKRKGSFVSVDSEGDEMEQQSKRMKMGFFNSEDHDAEEKELNASEEETSHRLEAFPHNGPAEELQPAPKSLCDVLPEHVKVSGLQIKELLESQAEWDQSATELFRVLNDCDATQVEVLCSMLGLPDLPEHMLPKLCNSVLALSPDLSYSTAAKLFKSLLQKKIVSLSEPASRCLLTSVTSLCSRYPRPICHAVIEPVLDEHNIGSPQAELLNRLIEDCLGHHYRLLVLQMTFRVVWSEAVLSIIHRLLDSKPDLSEELFSHLTEKLTSQAPQFTKSVMFAKMMLTVLTKYTTLVTAAHKHALSGCLTLNETFLKKSLQAALKRITLP; encoded by the exons ATGTTTGAGGATTGTTTTGATAGTCGGTCGAAGCTTCTGGTCCGGTCGCTGCTGTCCGGAGTCTCCGGAGCTCACCGAGCTCTGACCGTCTACCAGAAACAGCGACGAACCGACCGTGAAGCTTCTCTGCTGGGCTTCATAGAAACTCTGTGCCGAGACCAAGTCAGCAGCTCGGAGAGCGACACCAAGCTAACGGT AAAACCATtggtgtgcctctttccagcattATTCAAACAAAACCTGTTGTCCTTCATCCATTTGGTCCACTCAGTTCTTCCTCGGGCTACTGTCATCCATCTCCTGGAATGCCTCCATCTCGAGCCTCAACAAAATTCCTGGGTCACAGCGCTGATTAAACAGTTGGAAAGAAACCTGGGGATCAACAGCAATGAGCCTCTGTGTTCTCCACAGTGCAGCCAGAGACTCACAGAGCTGCTGCAGCGTCTGCGAGGTGCGGGTGAGACGAGCGGCTGGGCAGAATTGTTCAATGGCCAAACTGAAACATGTCAAAGGGTGTCCGTTGCATCAGATGGTAGAACACAAATGAAAAGGAAGGGCAGCTTTGTTTCAGTGGATTCGGAAGGTGATGAAATGGAACAGCAAAGCAAACGGATGAAGATGGGTTTCTTTAATAGTGAGGATCATGATGCTGAAGAAAAGGAACTGAACGCGAGTGAGGAGGAGACATCACATAGACTAGAAGCATTTCCACACAACGGTCCTGCTGAAGAATTACAACCAGCACCAAAGAGTCTGTGTGATGTTCTGCCTGAACATGTGAAG GTCTCTGGTCTTCAAATAAAAGAATTACTGGAAAGTCAGGCAGAA TGGGACCAGAGCGCCACAGAATTGTTCAGAGTGCTGAATGATTGTGATGCCACCCAA GTGGAGGTACTATGTAGCATGCTGGGTTTGCCTGATTTACCAGAACACATGCTACCTAAGCTGTGTAACAGTGTTTTGGCTCTTTCACCTGACCTCAGCTACAGTACAGCAGCAAAGCTCTTTAAGAGCCTCCTGCAGAAAAAA ATCGTATCCCTGTCAGAGCCAGCGTCCCGATGCCTCCTCACCTCAGTGACCTCACTTTGTAGCCGCTATCCAAGGCCAATATGCCATGCTGTGATTGAACCTGTTTTAGATGAACACAACATAG gaagTCCGCAGGCTGAGCTTCTGAATAGATTGATTGAAGACTGCCTGGGCCATCATTACAGACTGCTGGTGCTTCA aaTGACATTCAGAGTTGTATGGAGTGAGGCAGTGCTCTCTATTATCCACAGATTGTTAGACTCCAAG ccTGACTTGAGTGAAGAACTGTTCTCACACCTCACTGAAAAGCTCACCAGCCAGGCTCCTCAGTTCACAAAATCTGTGATGTTTGCAAAAATGATGCTAACAGTCCTCACTAAATACACCACTCTT GTGACGGCTGCACACAAACATGCCCTCTCAGGTTGTCTGACGCTCAATGAGACCTTTCTCAAAAAATCACTTCAGGCTGCTTTAAAAAGAATCACACTTCCATAG
- the fance gene encoding Fanconi anemia group E protein isoform X2, which produces MFEDCFDSRSKLLVRSLLSGVSGAHRALTVYQKQRRTDREASLLGFIETLCRDQVSSSESDTKLTVKPLVCLFPALFKQNLLSFIHLVHSVLPRATVIHLLECLHLEPQQNSWVTALIKQLERNLGINSNEPLCSPQCSQRLTELLQRLRGAGETSGWAELFNGQTETCQRVSVASDGRTQMKRKGSFVSVDSEGDEMEQQSKRMKMGFFNSEDHDAEEKELNASEEETSHRLEAFPHNGPAEELQPAPKSLCDVLPEHVKVSGLQIKELLESQAEWDQSATELFRVLNDCDATQIVSLSEPASRCLLTSVTSLCSRYPRPICHAVIEPVLDEHNIGSPQAELLNRLIEDCLGHHYRLLVLQMTFRVVWSEAVLSIIHRLLDSKPDLSEELFSHLTEKLTSQAPQFTKSVMFAKMMLTVLTKYTTLVTAAHKHALSGCLTLNETFLKKSLQAALKRITLP; this is translated from the exons ATGTTTGAGGATTGTTTTGATAGTCGGTCGAAGCTTCTGGTCCGGTCGCTGCTGTCCGGAGTCTCCGGAGCTCACCGAGCTCTGACCGTCTACCAGAAACAGCGACGAACCGACCGTGAAGCTTCTCTGCTGGGCTTCATAGAAACTCTGTGCCGAGACCAAGTCAGCAGCTCGGAGAGCGACACCAAGCTAACGGT AAAACCATtggtgtgcctctttccagcattATTCAAACAAAACCTGTTGTCCTTCATCCATTTGGTCCACTCAGTTCTTCCTCGGGCTACTGTCATCCATCTCCTGGAATGCCTCCATCTCGAGCCTCAACAAAATTCCTGGGTCACAGCGCTGATTAAACAGTTGGAAAGAAACCTGGGGATCAACAGCAATGAGCCTCTGTGTTCTCCACAGTGCAGCCAGAGACTCACAGAGCTGCTGCAGCGTCTGCGAGGTGCGGGTGAGACGAGCGGCTGGGCAGAATTGTTCAATGGCCAAACTGAAACATGTCAAAGGGTGTCCGTTGCATCAGATGGTAGAACACAAATGAAAAGGAAGGGCAGCTTTGTTTCAGTGGATTCGGAAGGTGATGAAATGGAACAGCAAAGCAAACGGATGAAGATGGGTTTCTTTAATAGTGAGGATCATGATGCTGAAGAAAAGGAACTGAACGCGAGTGAGGAGGAGACATCACATAGACTAGAAGCATTTCCACACAACGGTCCTGCTGAAGAATTACAACCAGCACCAAAGAGTCTGTGTGATGTTCTGCCTGAACATGTGAAG GTCTCTGGTCTTCAAATAAAAGAATTACTGGAAAGTCAGGCAGAA TGGGACCAGAGCGCCACAGAATTGTTCAGAGTGCTGAATGATTGTGATGCCACCCAA ATCGTATCCCTGTCAGAGCCAGCGTCCCGATGCCTCCTCACCTCAGTGACCTCACTTTGTAGCCGCTATCCAAGGCCAATATGCCATGCTGTGATTGAACCTGTTTTAGATGAACACAACATAG gaagTCCGCAGGCTGAGCTTCTGAATAGATTGATTGAAGACTGCCTGGGCCATCATTACAGACTGCTGGTGCTTCA aaTGACATTCAGAGTTGTATGGAGTGAGGCAGTGCTCTCTATTATCCACAGATTGTTAGACTCCAAG ccTGACTTGAGTGAAGAACTGTTCTCACACCTCACTGAAAAGCTCACCAGCCAGGCTCCTCAGTTCACAAAATCTGTGATGTTTGCAAAAATGATGCTAACAGTCCTCACTAAATACACCACTCTT GTGACGGCTGCACACAAACATGCCCTCTCAGGTTGTCTGACGCTCAATGAGACCTTTCTCAAAAAATCACTTCAGGCTGCTTTAAAAAGAATCACACTTCCATAG